Proteins encoded in a region of the Vicia villosa cultivar HV-30 ecotype Madison, WI linkage group LG5, Vvil1.0, whole genome shotgun sequence genome:
- the LOC131603754 gene encoding probable phosphoribosylformylglycinamidine synthase, chloroplastic/mitochondrial produces MAVSGEIGVSEFLQGTCRQTLFLVKKPQKHRSQLLWGTLCNRGRVPSSARKSLRLRCQAQENPRVVVSGSGASFVDEQSGLVEKPSAEVIHLFRVPFIHEGAAAELLKEAQAKISSQIVDLKTEQCFNVGLGAQLSSRKLEVLKWLLSETFEPENLGTESFLEKKRKEGLERVIVEVGPRLSFTTAWSANAVSICQACGLTEVNRLERSRRYLLYTEGDLQEQQINEFAAMVHDRMTESVYTQKLTSFETSVVPEEYFYIPVMEKGRKALEEINLEMGFAFDDQDLEYYTKLFRDDIKRNPTNVELFDIAQSNSEHSRHWFFTGKIFIDGQPMNRTLMQIVKSTLKANPNNSVIGFKDNSSAIRGFQVKPLRPVQPGSTSPLDLTERDLDILFTAETHNFPCAVAPYPGAETGAGGRIRDTHATGRGSFVQAATAGYCVGNLNTAGLYAPWEDPSFTYPSNLAPPLQILIDASNGASDYGNKFGEPLIQGFCRTFGMRLPSGDRREWLKPIMFSAGIGQIDHLHITKGEPEIGMLVVKIGGPAYRIGMGGGAASSMVSGQNDAELDFNAVQRGDAEMSQKLYRLVRACIELGDKNPIVSIHDQGAGGNCNVVKEIIYPKGAEIDIRAIVVGDHTMSVLEIWGAEYQEQDAILVKPESHELLKSICKRERVSMAVIGTISGDGRVVLVDSLATQKCLTNGLPPPPPAVDLELEKVLGDMPQKSFEFNRIVYEREPLDIAPGITVISSLKRVLSLPSVCSKRFLTTKVDRCVTGLVAQQQTVGPLQIPLADVAVTAQTFTDITGGACAIGEQPIKGLLDPKAMARLAVGEALTNLVWAKVTSLSDVKASGNWMYAAKLDGEGAAMYDAAISLSEAMIELGIAIDGGKDSLSMAAHSGSEVVRAPGNLVISVYVTCPDITKTVTPDLKLEDDGILLHIDLSKGKRRLGGSALAQAFDQVGNECPDLDDIPYLKRVFEGVQELLTDELISAGHDISDGGLLVCALEMAFAGNRGVVLDLNSQGNSLFQTLYAEELGLVIEVSKKNLGVVIDKLNRFGVYAETIGQVTAAPSIEVKVDGVTCLEEKTSILRDMWEDTSFQLEKFQRLASCVDMEREGLKHRYEPSWELTYTPSFTDDKYLSAALKPKVAVLREEGSNGDREMAAAFHAAGFEPWDITMSDLLNGVISLQEFRGIVFVGGFSYADVLDSAKGWSASIRFNEPVLKQFQDFYKRPDTFSLGVCNGCQLMALLGWIPGPQVGGTLGAGGDLSQPRFIHNESGRFECRFTNVTIKDSPAMMFKGMSGSTMGIWTAHGEGRAYFPDEGVLERIVHSDLAPVRYCDDDGNPTETYPFNVNGSPLGVAAICSPDGRHLAMMPHPERCFLMWQYPWYPKQWNVDKKGPSPWLRMFQNARDWCS; encoded by the exons ATGGCAGTTTCTGGAGAAATTGGGGTATCTGAATTCCTTCAG GGTACATGCAGACAGACATTGTTTTTGGTGAAGAAGCCTCAGAAACACAGGAGTCAATTGCTTTGGGGTACTCTTTGTAATAGGGGCCGTGTTCCGAGTTCGGCTCGGAAATCTTTGCGTTTGAGGTGTCAAGCTCAAGAGAATCCTAGAGTTGTTGTTTCTGGGAGTGGGGCGAGTTTTGTAGATGAACAGTCTGGCTTGGTTGAGAAGCCTTCTGCTGAGGTTATTCATCTGTTCCGCGTACCGTTTATACATGAAGGTGCTGCTGCCGAGCTTTTAAAGGAAGCTCAAGCGAAAATCTCAAGTCAGATAGTGGACTTGAAGACAGAACAATGCTTTAATGTTGGCCTTGGGGCGCAGCTTTCAAGTAGAAAGCTTGAAGTACTTAAATGGCTTCTTTCGGAAACGTTTGAGCCGGAGAATTTGGGAACTGAGAGCTTTCttgagaagaagaggaaggaggGTTTGGAGAGAGTTATAGTAGAGGTTGGCCCTAGGTTATCTTTTACCACAGCATGGTCTGCGAATGCTGTGTCAATTTGTCAAGCATGTGGTTTGACCGAAGTGAACCGTTTGGAACGGTCGAGGAGGTATTTATTGTACACGGAGGGTGACTTACAAGAACAACAAATTAATGAATTTGCAGCTATGGTGCATGATAGGATGACTGAATCTGTTTATACTCAGAAGCTAACTTCCTTTGAGACCAGTGTAGTTCCAGAGGAATATTTTTATATACCTGTCATGGAGAAGGGGAGGAAGGCATTGGAAGAGATTAATTTGGAGATGGGTTTCGCTTTTGATGACCAGGATTTGGAATACTACACCAAACTTTTCAGAGATGACATTAAGCGTAATCCAACAAACGTGGAGTTGTTTGATATTGCTCAGTCCAACAGTGAACATAGCAGGCACTGGTTTTTTACTGGAAAGATTTTTATTGACGGACAGCCTATGAATAGGACTCTAATGCAAATTGTGAAAAGTACTTTAAAGGCGAATCCGAATAACTCAGTTATTGGCTTTAAGGATAACTCAAGTGCAATTAGGGGTTTCCAAGTAAAGCCGTTACGACCAGTCCAGCCTGGTTCAACAAGTCCGTTAGACTTGACAGAACGTGACCTGGATATCTTATTTACTGCTGAAACACATAACTTTCCATGTGCAGTAGCACCTTATCCTGGTGCGGAGACAGGTGCTGGAGGTCGCATTAGAGATACACATGCAACAGGAAGGGGTTCGTTTGTTCAAGCAGCTACAGCTGGTTATTGTGTTGGAAATCTCAACACAGCAGGGTTATATGCTCCATGGGAAGATCCGTCCTTTACTTATCCGTCAAATTTGGCACCGCCTTTGCAGATTCTTATTGATGCAAGTAATGGTGCGTCTGActacgggaacaaatttggagAGCCATTGATCCAAGGCTTCTGTAGAACTTTTGGAATGCGACTTCCTAGTGGAGATAGGCGAGAATGGTTGAAGCCAATCATGTTTAGTGCAGGAATTGGGCAAATTGACCACCTTCATATAACGAAAGGAGAGCCTGAAATTGGAATGTTGGTTGTTAAAATTGGAGGCCCTGCTTATCGTATTGGAATGGGAGGCGGGGCAGCCTCGAGTATGGTTAGTGGGCAGAATGATGCTGAGCTTGATTTCAATGCTGTACAACGTGGGGATGCTGAGATGTCACAGAAACTGTATCGTCTGGTTCGTGCTTGTATTGAATTGGGGGATAAAAATCCAATTGTGAGTATTCATGATCAAGGTGCTGGTGGGAACTGTAATGTTGTGAAGGAAATTATATATCCAAAGGGTGCTGAGATTGATATCCGAGCAATTGTGGTTGGTGATCATACAATGTCTGTTCTAGAGATTTGGGGTGCAGAGTATCAGGAGCAAGATGCAATATTGGTGAAGCCAGAAAGTCACGAGCTCCTAAAATCAATTTGTAAAAGGGAAAGGGTTTCAATGGCTGTGATTGGAACTATTAGTGGTGATGGACGAGTTGTGTTAGTTGATAGTTTAGCGACTCAGAAATGTCTCACAAATGGACTCCCTCCACCTCCTCCTGCCGTGGATCTTGAACTTGAGAAGGTCCTCGGTGACATGCCGCAGAAATCTTTTGAGTTTAATCGAATTGTTTATGAGCGAGAGCCACTTGATATTGCTCCTGGGATTACAGTAATAAGTTCTCTAAAAAGGGTACTGAGTTTGCCATCTGTATGTTCAAAACGCTTCTTAACAACAAAAGTTGATAGGTGTGTTACCGGTCTAGTGGCACAACAACAAACTGTAGGCCCTTTACAGATTCCTCTTGCTGATGTTGCTGTTACTGCTCAGACTTTTACTGACATAACTGGAGGCGCATGTGCCATTGGGGAACAACCAATCAAAGGTCTGTTAGATCCAAAGGCCATGGCTCGGTTAGCTGTTGGAGAAGCGCTCACCAATCTTGTATGGGCTAAGGTGACTTCACTTTCTGATGTCAAAGCAAGTGGCAATTGGATGTATGCTGCCAAGCTTGATGGAGAAGGGGCAGCCATGTATGATGCTGCTATATCTTTGTCAGAAGCCATGATTGAACTAGGTATTGCTATTGATGGAGGAAAAGACAGCCTTTCAATGGCAGCCCATTCTGGAAGTGAAGTTGTCAGGGCTCCTGGAAATCTTGTGATCAGTGTTTATGTTACGTGTCCTGATATAACAAAAACAGTGACTCCAGATTTAAAACTTGAAGATGATGGCATTTTGCTTCATATTGATTTGTCAAAGGGAAAGCGGCGATTAGGTGGATCTGCTCTTGCCCAAGCATTTGACCAAGTTGGAAATGAGTGTCCTGATCTTGATGATATTCCTTACCTTAAAAGGGTCTTTGAAGGTGTTCAAGAGCTTCTTACAGATGAACTGATCTCTGCCGGTCACGATATCAGTGATGGTGGGCTTCTAGTTTGTGCCTTAGAGATGGCATTTGCCGGTAATCGTGGAGTTGTTTTGGACTTGAATTCCCAAGGTAACAGCCTTTTCCAAACACTGTATGCTGAAGAGCTTGGGTTAGTTATTGAGGTCAGCAAGAAAAATTTGGGTGTTGTGATCGATAAATTGAACCGCTTTGGAGTTTATGCTGAAACCATTGGTCAAGTAACTGCCGCTCCATCGATCGAAGTTAAGGTTGATGGGGTGACCTGTTTAGAAGAAAAAACTAGTATTCTTAGGGACATGTGGGAAGATACTAGTTTTCAGCTGGAGAAATTCCAAAGATTGGCTTCTTGCGTGGATATGGAGAGAGAAGGACTTAAACATAGATATGAGCCCTCATGGGAACTGACCTATACTCCTTCCTTCACCGATGATAAGTATTTGTCTGCTGCTTTAAAACCTAAAGTAGCCGTGTTAAGAGAAGAAGGAAGCAATGGAGACAGAGAAATGGCTGCAGCGTTTCATGCTGCCGGTTTTGAACCATGGGATATTACTATGTCAGACCTTCTTAATGGTGTGATCTCTTTGCAAGAGTTTCGTGGTATTGTGTTTGTTGGTGGATTTAGCTATGCCGATGTGCTTGATTCCGCAAAAGGTTGGTCTGCTTCCATAAGATTCAACGAGCCCGTTTTAAAACAGTTTCAAGACTTCTACAAGCGACCCGACACTTTCAGTCTAGGTGTATGCAATGGTTGTCAGCTAATGGCTTTGTTGGGATGGATACCGGGACCTCAAGTTGGGGGTACACTAGGTGCTGGTGGGGACCTATCGCAGCCTAGGTTCATCCACAATGAGTCCGGGCGGTTCGAATGCCGCTTTACAAACGTCACAATAAAGGACTCACCAGCTATGATGTTCAAAGGCATGTCTGGTAGTACAATGGGGATATGGACTGCCCATGGTGAGGGAAGAGCTTATTTTCCGGACGAAGGTGTTTTGGAACGCATCGTTCATTCAGACTTAGCTCCTGTTAGATATTGTGATGATGATGGAAATCCAACCGAGACATATCCTTTCAATGTAAACGGCTCTCCATTAGGAGTAGCAGCTATTTGTTCTCCTGATGGTCGACATCTTGCAATGATGCCTCATCCAGAGCGTTGCTTCTTAATGTGGCAATATCCATGGTATCCAAAGCAGTGGAATGTTGACAAGAAGGGACCTAGTCCTTGGTTGCGCATGTTCCAGAATGCTCGAGATTGGTGTTCATGA
- the LOC131605955 gene encoding protein MAIN-LIKE 1-like, which produces MPEKMRRIVQDFHLMDFAGCSLTMLDASLLLAFVERWHPKTSSFHLPFGEMTMTLDNVDVLFHIPIASTFFTPVYRDQGTVVRMVVDALEVDEVEVLSEFGDTRGFHLRMSWLRRIYQELVHAERYQAAARAYVLHLVACTLFADKSGVYVDVHYLSLFSALDTPCWAWGVAALTMLYAALDAAYRPNTRQLAGYLSLLQCWIHKHFPRICEQKIQRVVAADSCAERWKAQQAIPDDKQQTRKPRH; this is translated from the exons ATGCCTGAGAAGATGAGGAGGATAGTTCAGGATTTCCATCTAATGGACTTTGCTGGATGCTCGTTGACGATGTTGGACGCCTCCCTGTTATTAGCTTTTGTTGAGAGGTGGCACCCGAAGACATCATCCTTCCATCTTCCGTTTGGGGAGATGACGATGACTTTAGATAATGTGGACGTCCTCTTTCACATTCCGATTGCTAGTACGTTTTTCACACCAGTTTATAGGGACCAAGGGACAGTGGTCCGCATGGTTGTGGATGCGTTGGAGGTTGATGAGGTGGAGGTGTTGAGTGAGTTTGGTGATACTCGGGGCTTTCACCTTAGAATGTCTTGGTTGAGGAGGATTTATCAGGAGCTTGTGCATGCAGAGAGGTACCAGGCTGCCGCTAGGGCGTACGTGCTACACCTAGtggcatgtactctctttgcAGACAAGTCTGGAGTTTATGTAGATGTTCACTATCTTTCTCTATTCAGCGCCCTTGACACCCCATGTTGGGCTTGGGGAGTGGCGGCATTGACGATGTTGTACGCGGCGCTTGATGCTGCATATCGTCCTAACACCAGACAACTTGCTGGTTATCTGAGCTTATTACaa TGTTGGATCCACAAGCATTTCCCTCGCATCTGTGAGCAGAAGATCCAGCGTGTTGTGGCTGCTGACTCTTGTGCGGAGAGGTGGAAGGCCCAACAGGCCATTCCAGATGACAAACAACAAACACGAAAACCTAGGCACTAA